The stretch of DNA TGTAGAAAGACCGATATGGGTATTAAATGTGAAGTTAAGTTATCAGTACGATGCCCTCTCAATTTTACCAATATATTAATTTACTTTAGGAAAGAAGAGGTTTAGATTTTATGGGTAAAAAGAGAAACAAAAAAAGGATTTATGTAAAGACCACAGACCAGGCTTCGCCTTATAAACTGGCATTTTCAGTACAGGAGGTGAGGCCAAAGTTTTTTATGTAAGACTTTCAATTTAAAAAGGGGAGAGAAAGATGGTCAAGAAGAATTCGAAAAAGATACTAAGTATAATTTTAAGTATGGGTATGGTCGTAAGTGGGTTTGTATTAACACCTCAGAACACTAAAACAGATACTGTCCTTGCCAAAAGCGTAAACCAAAACACATATGAAAATACCAGTCAGGATTCAACCGTTTCTAGCAATTTTGATGACGGGATTGGACTTAATGGATACACACCAAGAGACTTAGGTAACGTAATACCAATTGACAATAGCAAGCTTACTTTTGACAAATCACGCATAGATGCTGTTATCAAAGATGAATCAATTCAATTGAGCCCCGATGAGATTGACTATGTTAACGATCTCTACGAGTCTATGAATAACCCAATAGGTGCACAAGGATTTAGCGACCTATCATCTACACAGATGACAGATATTATTGTACAGTTCGATGTACTGCCAACCAAAATTCAAAAAGCTTACAACAAACTTCATCAAAAAGCTGTTGGTAACGAGGAAAAACTTGCTGCTTCCGCGTTATCAAAATTTAAATCAGCGATTGAAAAATATGGTAACGAAGTTAAGTTAGGATACGATTTCCACGATATAGTAAATGGAGTTGGCATGACTGTGCCTGCCAATCTAATTAACGCGATTGCCGAGCTGCCTGGTGTATACTCAGTTAGCCCTGATTTTATGGTCAATACAGACCCAACAGACAATGGGCAGGATGTCGGAGTATATGTTACTGACGATAGCACGACATCAATGGGTGGTATGAAAGAAAGCCGCTCCGTTTTAAAAACCGAAGAATTAAACCATATGGGCTTTGACGGAACAGGCGTGAAAGTAGCCGTACTTGATACTGGGATTGATTACAATCATCCGGATTTGACTGGTGTTTACAAAGGTGGACATGATTACATAGGAAATCCTACTGTTACTGTTCTTCCAAGTGGCCAGCTTTCAATGTCCAACCTTAATGAAGATAATGACCCAATGGAAACTACTTTCCAAGATTGGGTAAATGCGAACGCCAATAATGGTACACCTGAACGTAATTCTGGAGGAGAGACTTTTTACACAAGTCACGGTACACATGTTGCCGGAACCATCGCGGCAACAGGCAACAACCCATCATCAATTTTTGATACGCTGGGAATCGCCCCTAAAGCTGATTTGTACGCATACAGAGTCTTAGGTCCTTATGGATCAGGTCCTTCAGCTGGTATTATTAAAGCTATTGATCAAGCAGTTAAGGACGGAATGCAAGTACTAAATCTTTCATTAGGAGCTCCAACAGATACTGCTTATGATCCAATGAATATTGCCGTTAACAACGCTAGTATTGCTGGAGCAATTGTTTGTATTGCTGCAGGTAATAACGGACTGTCTCCAAGTGGAACCCGCCGGGCACAATCACTTGGCACTCCTGGAACTGCTTCTCTTCCAATAACTGTAGCTGCATCCAACTATGGCGGTGGCGCAACAAAAATGTATAATGCGGCAAATGTAGACAATAGCGCAACGATGGCAATCAAAGTAACAGGAAGCGATATGAGCAACGTTTTTGCCGATAACAAAATAACGGCCAACAACTTAAATTATGTGGACGGCAAAGGCTATCAATATACTCTTGTGACAGGTAGCGGCAACACAGCTACTTCACTTGATCAACTCAATGCCCTACCGGACAACAGTCTAGCTGGACAAATCCTTGTGGTGAAACGCGGTGAGCTAACATTTACCGACATACCTCCCCAAGCTGCGCGTCTCGGCGCAGGTGCTATTTTAATTATTAATAAGGATACCGAGGAAGGTTTTCTTCCTAATAACACAATTAGCGGTGAAAAATTGAACAGTTTACCTATCTTTTCGATTACTCATCAGTCAGGTGACTCGCTTGCATCGGTATACACAACAACTGTTGGACAAGGGAATGCATCCTATATTGACTTCGGAACACTTAGTCTTGATGACCAGCCGAAGACCCCTGCTAGTTTTAGTTCAATTGGACCTGTTTCTGAAACAGCGGCCATTAAGCCCGATATTACTGCACCGGGTGTTGACATTATGTCTACACAACCTGCGTTCCTAATTAACCCGGATCATAATGCAACGGATTATTCTAACGCTTATGCACGGATGAGTGGTACTTCTATGGCAACACCACATATTGCTGGAATTGCTGCACTTATGAGACAAAACTTTCCGAATGCCCCAGTTGCAGAAATAAAAGCTCGTTTAATGAATACAGCAAATCCAACGCTAATTAATTCTGGTGTTACTTCCGCTCCGACAGCAAGTGTGCTTGAAATTGGCTCAGGCTTTGTCGATCCGATGCGCGCACTTGTTACAGACAAAGACACTATCATTTCTGTAACCGACAATGTTCCTAGTGGGCAACCAGGAGAATTAATCACAAATCAGTCATTAGCTTCATTGAGCTTTGGCACAGTTTTATACAGTGCAACAGGTACAGTTAGCACGAAGAAATTGCCTGTTACCATTACAAATTCTGGAGATAATGCTTCTAGATATACAATGTCTGTTACGTACAATAATGACACAAATTTCTCAAACTCGGCTGCCCAAAATAATGTCTCATTTTCTATGGAGCAAACTTCTCTGACTATTCAGCCAGGGCAATCGGCAACTTTTAACACCAATATGAACATACCGAAAAACTGTAAAACAGGAAGATACGAAGGCTATTTGAACATAACAGGTCCGTCTGGAAACTATGTTTTACCATTCATGGTTTACGTCACGGGTGTTGATGCAAGTACGCTTCCGTTTGCGATCCAAAACCTTTGGCAAGTTAAACCGATTTTAACTACGAGCGATCCTGTTAAAAACGGTGGTATAGCAGATAGTCAGCATTCCGGCACAGCACCATTTGTAATGACATATACCGGTCAAATTCCTGGAGACAAGATGAGCGTTTATCTGCTTAAAAAAGATAGCAGTACACCTAGCGGTTACAAAATAGTCGGAAGTTATGGTGACTATCTCACATCTTCACTCCCGGCAGGTGACGGCAGATCGGCTACTATGTTTTTCGCTGTACAGAAAAACTATTATCCGATTGATGAATCAGGAAATGTAGCAAATAATTCATCAATTGTTCCTGAAGGTGTTTATAAGCTCGGTCTTGGTTTAACCGTTGATGGCGTTAAAAGTGTCACCGCGTTTGGTGGGGGGCTTGTTGTTGATAGTACAAGACCAGTATTATCCTTCAGTACACCACTTGATTTTGAATTCCCTAGCACAACCAACGTTTTATCTGTAAAGGGGAATATCTATAGCCATGCTGCAGAGGTAGCGCAGCTGAACGGTGTGCAAAACCAGTATTATGCAGGAAGCCCTGTAGTGAGTCAAAGAAATAATGCGCTAATGATTTCAAAAAATAATGGATTGACCTACAATTATTATCTAAATTGCAACGCAAATGGCGATTTTGTAACACAATTCTCAGGTTTTGATGGTGCAACAACAATCAAATCTGTTCTAGCCAGTGCGACGGATGGCTATAGTGGAACCTATTACAAAAGCACACTTCCGGGTTATACCTATGCAGAAACAGGTAACAACAGAGCGGATGGGAATATTACACTAAGATACACACAATCACCAGCACTGTCATCTGTTTCTGCCAAAAATGGTTCGGTGTCGGCAACCTTGGCATTTAACCCACGACTTGTTTCACCTGTTGCAGGTGACTTTAAGATCGAGTATTCGGTAAACAACGGCGAAAGAAAGCCTATAGACACAACATTCAGCTATGATAGTACAAATTCAACAGCACATCTTGATTTCACACCAATTCCATCACAACCATACGATCAAGATATAACGGTATATTTGGATTATAAAGGTGCTGAGAAGAGCTATACCTTCCACACCAAGGCATTAACAGGTACTTTGGTACTTGATTACTACAAGTTCCAAGACGAATATATCGAAGCAGGTACGTTTACAACTGCAGGACAGAAAGCATTCGAAATTGGCAACCCTTTTGAATACACCAAAATAAGTGCTAAAGAAGCAAGAACAGCACGTGGATACAGAGGTAATCTAATTGCTCCAAATAGTGGCAAGGTTTTAGGTACATTTGTGGCTAAACTTGATTCCGATAATAAACTATCAGTCACGTATAAGCTCTATAATGGCTTAAAGACAACTGACTCGATAACCTTTATCTATTCTCCGACACAGTTTACATCTAAGAACTATGGACAATTAATAAAAGATTACAAGAATTCGCTGCAAACACAAG from Cytobacillus dafuensis encodes:
- a CDS encoding S8 family serine peptidase, yielding MTVPANLINAIAELPGVYSVSPDFMVNTDPTDNGQDVGVYVTDDSTTSMGGMKESRSVLKTEELNHMGFDGTGVKVAVLDTGIDYNHPDLTGVYKGGHDYIGNPTVTVLPSGQLSMSNLNEDNDPMETTFQDWVNANANNGTPERNSGGETFYTSHGTHVAGTIAATGNNPSSIFDTLGIAPKADLYAYRVLGPYGSGPSAGIIKAIDQAVKDGMQVLNLSLGAPTDTAYDPMNIAVNNASIAGAIVCIAAGNNGLSPSGTRRAQSLGTPGTASLPITVAASNYGGGATKMYNAANVDNSATMAIKVTGSDMSNVFADNKITANNLNYVDGKGYQYTLVTGSGNTATSLDQLNALPDNSLAGQILVVKRGELTFTDIPPQAARLGAGAILIINKDTEEGFLPNNTISGEKLNSLPIFSITHQSGDSLASVYTTTVGQGNASYIDFGTLSLDDQPKTPASFSSIGPVSETAAIKPDITAPGVDIMSTQPAFLINPDHNATDYSNAYARMSGTSMATPHIAGIAALMRQNFPNAPVAEIKARLMNTANPTLINSGVTSAPTASVLEIGSGFVDPMRALVTDKDTIISVTDNVPSGQPGELITNQSLASLSFGTVLYSATGTVSTKKLPVTITNSGDNASRYTMSVTYNNDTNFSNSAAQNNVSFSMEQTSLTIQPGQSATFNTNMNIPKNCKTGRYEGYLNITGPSGNYVLPFMVYVTGVDASTLPFAIQNLWQVKPILTTSDPVKNGGIADSQHSGTAPFVMTYTGQIPGDKMSVYLLKKDSSTPSGYKIVGSYGDYLTSSLPAGDGRSATMFFAVQKNYYPIDESGNVANNSSIVPEGVYKLGLGLTVDGVKSVTAFGGGLVVDSTRPVLSFSTPLDFEFPSTTNVLSVKGNIYSHAAEVAQLNGVQNQYYAGSPVVSQRNNALMISKNNGLTYNYYLNCNANGDFVTQFSGFDGATTIKSVLASATDGYSGTYYKSTLPGYTYAETGNNRADGNITLRYTQSPALSSVSAKNGSVSATLAFNPRLVSPVAGDFKIEYSVNNGERKPIDTTFSYDSTNSTAHLDFTPIPSQPYDQDITVYLDYKGAEKSYTFHTKALTGTLVLDYYKFQDEYIEAGTFTTAGQKAFEIGNPFEYTKISAKEARTARGYRGNLIAPNSGKVLGTFVAKLDSDNKLSVTYKLYNGLKTTDSITFIYSPTQFTSKNYGQLIKDYKNSLQTQALGSATGTFTVNNVTSDTIYIFLKSNNAAGTASTIIPADPTKDVKLDLVNDITPTTFTFHYGDTVTQTVPVGTYYLEGYGDVTINVDSTTYIEFDNK